The following are from one region of the Mycolicibacterium helvum genome:
- a CDS encoding LysR family transcriptional regulator, with protein sequence MFDVRRLRVLQEVARCGSLSAAAAVLNYTTSAVSQQISALERDVGTVLLVRGPSGARPTPAGTKLLEHAERILDAVTQAEQDLQSLVTAGPDLIRVASFTSAAAAILPRALARFRPRHPCTEVQLVDADPDDGVALLANGGADAAMITEVPGEPSRYTGVVAVPVYDDEFFVVLPPNHRLAAAAEVALPALAAEQWVVSSATGTCPDTRVFHNACRHAGFEPSVTFRAEDYSTVQGLVAANLGVSLVPSLAAAGARSDVAVRRVAGRRPARRIAVATAAPPGQGTALATLVALLQGVGARLAADAVYSVPARPSSVA encoded by the coding sequence ATGTTCGATGTGCGACGGCTGCGGGTACTGCAGGAGGTCGCGCGCTGCGGATCGCTGAGTGCTGCCGCCGCGGTGTTGAACTACACGACCTCAGCTGTGTCCCAACAGATCTCCGCGCTTGAGCGTGACGTGGGTACCGTTCTTCTGGTGCGCGGCCCCTCTGGCGCCCGCCCGACGCCGGCCGGGACGAAGCTGCTGGAGCACGCCGAACGCATCCTCGACGCGGTAACCCAGGCCGAGCAGGATCTCCAAAGCCTGGTTACCGCAGGGCCCGACCTCATCCGGGTGGCGTCCTTCACCAGCGCTGCCGCGGCGATCCTGCCGCGAGCATTGGCCAGGTTTCGGCCCCGGCACCCATGCACCGAGGTGCAACTCGTCGATGCCGACCCCGACGACGGGGTCGCGCTACTGGCTAACGGCGGCGCCGATGCGGCGATGATCACCGAGGTTCCCGGTGAGCCCAGCCGGTACACCGGCGTCGTGGCTGTACCCGTCTACGACGACGAGTTCTTCGTCGTCCTGCCACCCAATCACCGGTTGGCTGCGGCCGCCGAGGTGGCGCTGCCCGCACTGGCGGCTGAGCAGTGGGTGGTCAGCTCGGCAACGGGCACCTGTCCGGACACCCGCGTCTTCCACAATGCCTGCCGTCATGCGGGTTTCGAGCCTTCGGTGACGTTCCGTGCCGAGGACTACTCGACGGTGCAGGGTCTGGTTGCGGCGAACCTGGGGGTGTCGTTGGTGCCTTCGCTTGCCGCCGCCGGCGCCCGCTCAGATGTGGCCGTGCGCCGGGTGGCGGGCCGTCGCCCGGCGCGACGTATCGCGGTGGCGACTGCAGCACCCCCGGGACAGGGGACTGCCTTGGCCACTCTGGTCGCGCTCCTGCAGGGCGTCGGTGCACGCCTGGCGGCGGATGCCGTGTACAGCGTTCCTGCACGCCCATCCAGCGTTGCTTGA
- a CDS encoding acyl-CoA dehydrogenase family protein yields MSATYLVDPTASDEGLFSVFRPVFDKIAQGNLERERDRVFPHEQVRWLADVDFGTVRIPVIHGGFGASLEQTFALLAELAQADPNVAHIWRNHLAFVEDRLNAPQTDTNDTWIKRFLAGEFVGGGWTEANNVTLDNLTSTITAEDDHWVVNGAKYYATGSLYADWLDVLGRGDDGTLVTALVRRDDPGVTLVDDWDGFGQRTTASGTARYERARAEPGNVFPATERFGYQAHFYQTAMHAVLTGITKAALRDGSVALAERVRNYPQGLTPVPSFDPQLLQVVGEVSADVFAAEAALSRSTAALDRIVAGRLVGDETSARRLLIDAEVAVDQAQLVIIAAALSATTKIFDALGASGVSERRGLDRHWKNARTLASHNPRVYKARILGDWLINRIDPVADLASLGRGGQGN; encoded by the coding sequence GTGAGTGCGACGTATTTGGTGGACCCAACCGCCTCCGACGAAGGCCTGTTCTCGGTCTTCCGGCCGGTGTTCGACAAGATCGCCCAGGGCAACCTCGAGCGGGAACGTGATCGGGTATTCCCGCATGAGCAGGTCCGCTGGCTGGCCGACGTCGACTTCGGCACGGTGCGAATTCCGGTCATCCACGGTGGGTTTGGCGCCTCGCTGGAGCAGACCTTCGCGCTGCTGGCCGAGCTGGCCCAGGCGGATCCCAACGTCGCGCACATCTGGCGCAACCATCTCGCGTTCGTCGAGGATCGGCTCAACGCACCTCAAACCGATACGAACGACACCTGGATCAAGCGGTTCCTTGCCGGTGAATTCGTCGGTGGCGGCTGGACCGAGGCCAATAATGTCACCCTGGACAATCTGACCTCCACCATCACCGCCGAGGACGACCACTGGGTGGTCAACGGCGCGAAATACTATGCCACCGGGAGCCTTTACGCCGACTGGCTTGATGTGCTCGGACGCGGTGATGACGGCACGCTGGTGACAGCGCTGGTGCGCCGCGACGATCCGGGAGTGACGCTCGTCGACGACTGGGACGGGTTCGGTCAGCGCACCACCGCCAGTGGCACCGCGCGGTACGAGCGGGCGCGCGCCGAGCCCGGGAATGTCTTCCCGGCCACCGAACGGTTCGGCTACCAGGCGCACTTTTATCAGACCGCCATGCACGCGGTGCTGACTGGAATCACCAAGGCCGCGCTGCGTGACGGTTCGGTCGCCCTGGCCGAACGAGTCCGCAATTACCCGCAGGGATTGACGCCCGTTCCGTCGTTCGATCCGCAACTGCTGCAGGTGGTCGGCGAGGTGTCGGCTGATGTGTTCGCCGCCGAGGCGGCGCTGTCCCGTAGCACCGCAGCGCTCGACCGTATTGTGGCCGGTCGGCTGGTCGGCGACGAGACGAGTGCGCGCCGGTTGCTGATCGATGCAGAAGTGGCCGTCGACCAAGCCCAGCTGGTGATCATCGCGGCGGCGCTGTCGGCCACGACGAAGATCTTCGACGCGCTCGGTGCATCTGGAGTGTCCGAACGCCGCGGTCTGGACCGGCATTGGAAGAACGCCCGCACGCTGGCGTCGCACAACCCCCGGGTCTACAAGGCGCGCATCCTCGGCGACTGGCTGATCAACCGCATCGATCCGGTCGCTGATCTGGCGTCACTCGGCCGTGGGGGACAGGGCAATTAG
- a CDS encoding HNH endonuclease signature motif containing protein produces MGSIVGLLDALDEVVGELAAVDFQIVPAPERFAVLERVETVQRRLRAVSHAGVARLERFEGCPPLRIALADVLPISPTEARRRIRDAEQLAPRTALTGELLPPVLPETAKAWQAGQLDGEHLEVIQKFVHALPSHVPPVEVELAEKSLAEHAVNLRPDQLAKVATQLSLVLNPDGIFSDRDRARQRGFTWGRRRADGMREGKLVADPELQAEMEPWFAKFAAPGMCNPDDENPTVFGAPTDGAAVRDSRSHAQRQHDALTALVRARLGDPKLGQHNGLPVTVIATATLQDLHAKTGHAVTAGGTLLPIPDLIRMATHAYHYLALFDGINGRALWLGRTKRIATADQRIILHARDRGCTRPGCDAPGYHSVVHHAAQDWKNGGTTDINDLTLACNPDNELVETGGWDTRILPNGQTEWIPPPGLPMLKSGINDYHHPERLLANDSDPPSDDAGAA; encoded by the coding sequence ATGGGTTCGATCGTTGGTCTGCTGGATGCGCTCGACGAGGTTGTCGGGGAGCTGGCCGCGGTCGATTTCCAGATTGTGCCTGCGCCGGAGCGGTTTGCGGTCTTGGAGCGGGTGGAAACGGTCCAGCGTCGTCTGAGGGCGGTGTCTCATGCCGGGGTCGCTCGGTTGGAGCGGTTCGAGGGCTGCCCGCCGCTGCGGATCGCGTTGGCTGATGTGTTGCCGATCAGCCCGACCGAGGCGCGACGCCGGATCCGCGATGCCGAGCAGTTGGCGCCGCGGACGGCGTTGACCGGTGAGTTGTTGCCGCCGGTGCTGCCCGAGACGGCGAAGGCCTGGCAGGCCGGGCAACTCGATGGCGAACACCTCGAGGTAATTCAGAAGTTCGTCCATGCGTTGCCCAGCCATGTGCCGCCGGTTGAGGTGGAACTGGCCGAGAAGTCGTTGGCCGAGCATGCGGTGAACCTGCGCCCCGATCAGTTGGCCAAGGTGGCCACCCAGTTGAGTCTGGTGCTCAACCCCGACGGAATATTCTCCGACAGAGACCGTGCACGACAGCGCGGCTTCACCTGGGGTCGGCGCCGCGCTGACGGCATGCGGGAGGGCAAGCTGGTCGCTGACCCGGAGTTGCAGGCCGAGATGGAACCCTGGTTCGCGAAATTCGCCGCCCCAGGGATGTGCAACCCCGACGACGAGAACCCCACCGTGTTCGGTGCACCCACCGACGGGGCTGCCGTGCGGGATTCGCGCAGTCACGCCCAGCGCCAACACGATGCCCTCACAGCACTCGTCCGCGCCCGGTTGGGAGATCCGAAACTCGGTCAGCACAACGGGTTACCGGTCACCGTGATCGCGACCGCCACCCTGCAAGACCTGCACGCCAAGACCGGCCACGCCGTCACCGCCGGCGGCACCCTGCTCCCGATCCCTGACCTGATTCGGATGGCCACCCACGCCTACCACTACCTCGCCCTCTTCGACGGGATCAACGGGCGCGCGTTGTGGCTGGGCCGCACCAAACGCATCGCCACCGCCGATCAACGAATCATCCTGCACGCCAGGGATCGTGGGTGTACTCGACCGGGCTGTGATGCCCCCGGCTATCACAGCGTGGTCCATCACGCCGCCCAAGACTGGAAAAACGGCGGCACCACCGACATCAACGACCTCACCCTGGCCTGCAACCCCGACAACGAGCTCGTCGAAACCGGCGGCTGGGACACCCGAATACTGCCCAACGGTCAAACCGAGTGGATCCCACCACCCGGACTACCCATGCTCAAAAGCGGCATCAACGACTACCACCACCCCGAAAGACTGTTAGCCAACGACAGCGACCCACCATCCGACGACGCAGGCGCGGCCTAA
- a CDS encoding APC family permease, translating to MSTPQFGLGGRSLTAAESTGLEREALGPWGVFAQGLAAAAPSVAVAVVPYSLFVAAGEGASWAVIVGLALTILIATTISFQARRTVSSGSLGTYTGNGLGPGFAYAAGFSLLLGYIGFAITGTLGGVLYLDSFLESIGLGSQATWFRLLLVIVVVAAATYLPFRGVAIAAKYELAFEVVAIASILVIIVASYVSYGFHIDTEQFSLAHLGSSATFIAAVTAVGSYAGFESVASLGAEAKNAHQNIARSLLRVVLLIGVLYIFATYPQILHFGDINGDKAVLPQLADVTGVSWVNYVVSAAVAIAFIVFVTAVTTAAARSLFTLAHEGALPSALTKVHAKHRTPWVGIALVGALAFVFSVTATFSSVGRLVFDVYGGYVANWGFLVSYLLVVIATPIWLRKIKALNTTRLVISVAAALGIGYVIFSNFFPVPEFPFNILPFVFFGLLFVGLLWFWYLRATRPEVAARLGSIQTLSEAEQQRLIDEGILDVLSHEDPRADRDKDKGKEVVAP from the coding sequence ATGTCCACACCACAATTCGGCCTCGGCGGCCGCTCACTGACCGCCGCGGAGTCGACCGGGCTCGAACGAGAAGCATTGGGGCCGTGGGGCGTCTTCGCCCAGGGCCTCGCGGCGGCGGCGCCGAGCGTCGCCGTGGCCGTGGTGCCGTACTCGTTGTTCGTCGCCGCCGGCGAGGGCGCCTCCTGGGCGGTGATCGTCGGTCTGGCGCTGACGATCCTCATCGCGACGACGATCAGTTTCCAGGCCAGGCGCACCGTGTCGTCGGGCTCGCTGGGCACCTACACCGGGAACGGTCTTGGCCCTGGATTCGCCTATGCGGCCGGCTTCAGCTTGTTGCTGGGCTACATCGGTTTCGCAATCACCGGGACCCTCGGCGGAGTGCTGTACCTGGACTCGTTCTTGGAGTCCATCGGTTTGGGCTCGCAGGCCACGTGGTTCCGCTTACTCCTGGTGATCGTCGTGGTGGCCGCGGCGACGTACCTGCCGTTCCGGGGTGTGGCCATCGCCGCCAAGTACGAGCTCGCCTTCGAGGTGGTGGCGATCGCCTCGATCCTGGTGATCATCGTGGCCTCCTACGTCAGCTATGGCTTCCACATCGACACCGAGCAGTTCAGCCTTGCGCACTTGGGGTCGAGTGCGACGTTCATCGCCGCCGTCACCGCCGTCGGCTCCTATGCGGGCTTCGAGAGTGTCGCCTCGCTCGGCGCGGAAGCCAAGAATGCGCACCAGAACATTGCGCGCTCCCTGTTGCGGGTCGTGCTGCTGATCGGTGTGCTGTACATCTTCGCCACCTACCCGCAGATCCTGCATTTCGGTGACATCAACGGTGACAAGGCGGTCCTGCCGCAGCTGGCCGACGTGACCGGCGTGTCGTGGGTCAACTACGTGGTGAGTGCTGCGGTGGCCATCGCGTTCATCGTGTTCGTCACCGCGGTCACCACCGCAGCGGCCCGCTCGCTGTTCACCCTTGCCCACGAGGGTGCGCTACCGAGCGCGCTGACGAAGGTTCATGCCAAGCACCGGACGCCGTGGGTGGGTATCGCGCTGGTCGGCGCGCTGGCCTTCGTGTTCTCGGTGACAGCCACCTTCAGCTCGGTGGGCAGGCTGGTGTTCGACGTTTACGGTGGTTACGTCGCTAACTGGGGATTCCTGGTCAGCTATCTGCTGGTGGTCATTGCCACCCCGATCTGGTTGCGAAAGATCAAGGCACTCAACACCACTCGGCTGGTCATCTCGGTGGCCGCCGCGCTCGGAATCGGCTACGTGATCTTCTCCAACTTCTTCCCGGTCCCCGAGTTCCCCTTCAACATCCTGCCGTTCGTCTTCTTCGGGCTGCTCTTCGTGGGTCTGCTCTGGTTCTGGTACCTGCGGGCGACTCGCCCTGAGGTGGCCGCGCGACTCGGCAGTATCCAGACGCTGTCGGAGGCCGAACAACAGCGGCTCATCGACGAGGGGATTCTCGACGTACTGAGCCACGAGGACCCCCGGGCGGACCGCGACAAGGACAAGGGCAAGGAGGTGGTGGCACCATGA
- a CDS encoding DUF1684 domain-containing protein, producing the protein MTTAEDTTPATFTDAWIEWHREREHYYGDPLGWVSLTGLYWLTDEFTSVADLPGRWRADAEAVYIEGIDGTETLQPAEGAPGLLVESGDRRIEVIRRTGSVALRVHDPASPHLSEFQGIPAYAPDERWRVPGRFTPHPQPKVVTTGAVVEGLEHHHTAVGVIDFELSGTALRLVAFGRPDGSLHVLFTDATSGVTTYPAARGLGVDEPDTDGAVTLDFNRASNLPCAFTDYATCPVAPAENRLSVAIEAGEKNPR; encoded by the coding sequence ATGACCACAGCCGAGGACACCACACCTGCGACCTTTACGGACGCGTGGATTGAGTGGCATCGCGAGCGGGAGCACTACTACGGCGATCCACTCGGCTGGGTGAGTCTGACCGGCTTGTACTGGCTCACAGATGAATTCACCTCAGTCGCCGACCTCCCCGGTCGGTGGCGAGCCGACGCCGAGGCCGTCTATATCGAAGGCATCGACGGGACCGAAACGCTGCAACCGGCCGAAGGTGCACCGGGACTGCTCGTCGAGTCCGGCGACCGGCGAATCGAGGTCATCCGCCGAACAGGTTCGGTCGCGCTGCGCGTGCACGACCCAGCATCGCCCCACCTGTCGGAATTCCAGGGCATTCCCGCCTACGCACCGGACGAACGGTGGCGAGTGCCGGGCAGGTTCACCCCGCATCCGCAGCCGAAGGTCGTCACAACAGGGGCCGTCGTCGAAGGCCTCGAACACCACCACACCGCGGTCGGTGTCATCGACTTCGAACTGTCCGGTACCGCTTTGCGTTTAGTCGCGTTCGGCCGCCCTGACGGCAGTCTCCATGTGCTCTTCACCGACGCCACCAGCGGAGTGACCACGTACCCGGCCGCCAGGGGGCTCGGCGTCGACGAGCCGGACACCGACGGCGCGGTCACCCTGGACTTCAACCGGGCGTCGAACCTGCCCTGCGCGTTCACCGACTATGCGACATGCCCGGTTGCGCCCGCGGAGAACCGGTTGTCCGTCGCGATCGAGGCTGGCGAGAAGAACCCCCGCTGA
- a CDS encoding isopenicillin N synthase family dioxygenase produces MLPVLDLAEADRDADAFRARLREAAHDIGFFYLVGHGVPDAQIEEVLALARTFFALPLEAKNEISQLKSPQFRGYSRLGGELTNGKVDWREQIDIGPQRPTIDGAAGYWRLQGPNLWPATPASFRAAFERWDANLSGVGLRLLRHWAVSLGAAEDTFDPAFADKPATLIKVVRYPGRDDYAQGVGAHKDSGVLTLLLLESDSTGLQVELADGRWLDVPPLAGAFVVNIGELLEVATGGYLRATQHRVLAPRPGVDRVSIPYFVNPALDATIPIIDLPPELAARSRGVEADPNNPIFNTYGENAWKSRTRAHPDVAELHHGIKPAGAATSY; encoded by the coding sequence GTGTTGCCCGTACTCGACCTCGCCGAAGCCGACCGTGATGCAGACGCATTCCGCGCCCGGTTGCGCGAAGCCGCCCACGACATCGGCTTCTTCTATCTGGTCGGCCACGGTGTCCCGGACGCTCAGATAGAAGAGGTGCTGGCGCTCGCGCGGACGTTCTTTGCGCTACCGCTGGAGGCCAAGAACGAGATCAGCCAGCTGAAGAGCCCGCAGTTTCGCGGCTACTCCCGCCTCGGCGGTGAACTCACCAACGGCAAGGTGGACTGGCGCGAGCAGATCGACATCGGGCCACAACGCCCGACGATCGACGGCGCCGCCGGATACTGGCGGCTGCAGGGGCCCAATTTGTGGCCAGCCACCCCGGCCAGCTTTCGCGCCGCGTTCGAACGCTGGGATGCCAACCTGTCCGGAGTGGGGTTGCGACTGCTGCGGCACTGGGCGGTGTCCCTCGGCGCCGCCGAGGACACGTTCGATCCCGCGTTCGCCGACAAGCCTGCCACCCTGATCAAGGTAGTGCGGTATCCCGGCCGCGACGATTACGCGCAAGGCGTTGGTGCCCACAAGGATTCCGGTGTCCTCACCTTACTGTTGCTCGAGTCCGATTCGACGGGGCTGCAGGTGGAGCTGGCCGACGGACGGTGGCTTGACGTACCGCCGCTGGCCGGGGCGTTCGTCGTCAACATCGGTGAACTACTCGAGGTAGCTACCGGTGGGTACCTGCGCGCCACCCAGCATCGGGTGCTGGCACCGCGGCCCGGCGTCGACCGCGTGTCCATTCCGTACTTCGTCAATCCGGCGCTGGACGCCACGATCCCGATCATCGATCTGCCGCCCGAGCTTGCCGCGCGCTCGCGAGGTGTGGAAGCCGATCCCAACAACCCGATTTTCAACACCTACGGCGAGAACGCGTGGAAATCTCGCACGCGTGCGCACCCCGACGTCGCCGAGTTGCACCACGGAATCAAACCGGCCGGCGCGGCCACTTCCTATTGA
- a CDS encoding ANTAR domain-containing protein: MSYRTVDTSRRVIDLATGILVGLRGCSERDAFAELVAVVQRTGIGLGSIARALVAIAGSSDDSVPYQAEAFDAWADLLAARAVAAAAH; encoded by the coding sequence ATGAGCTATCGCACTGTCGACACGTCACGCCGGGTGATCGATCTGGCCACCGGGATTCTGGTGGGCCTGCGCGGGTGTTCGGAACGCGACGCGTTCGCCGAACTCGTGGCGGTGGTTCAGCGCACGGGCATCGGTCTCGGCAGCATCGCGCGGGCACTGGTGGCAATCGCCGGGTCCTCGGATGACTCGGTGCCCTACCAGGCAGAGGCATTCGATGCCTGGGCGGACCTGCTGGCGGCACGAGCGGTTGCCGCCGCGGCGCACTAG
- a CDS encoding NtaA/DmoA family FMN-dependent monooxygenase (This protein belongs to a clade of FMN-dependent monooxygenases, within a broader family of flavin-dependent oxidoreductases, the luciferase-like monooxygenase (LMM) family, some of whose members use coenzyme F420 rather than FMN.), translating into MPAPFVLSAFSMSTVSHGNFGMWRHPQDRTAQYTSLNYWVDLARLLDDGGFDLLFIADAVGQLDVFGGSANAALTHGVQTPVTDPLLAVSAMAAATRRLGFGITVSTTYESPYLLARKFSTLDHLTGGRIGWNIVTSLLDSAARNIIGRQRQIPHDERYAIAQEFLDVTYKLWEGSWEDAAVVRDRANGVFTDATKVHPIGHEGQYFSVPGAHLVEPSPQRTPVLFQAGSSTAGREFAARNAEIVFLSDPRPAVVRSRVDDVRRRAVSHGRSPDSVRFLSSVEIVVDSTQRAAQAKADELSRYADLEGGLVLLSALSGVDWSTYGVDRPIEQFDTDASQSILASVDDSDGLRQRITLRDYVGGLGGFGGPLFVGDASTVADGLADFAAETGVDGFNIAYHVTPGSFADVAEFLIPELRRRGLVSADRSDTLRQRLFPNGTALLPDEHPGAAPRKRISAIR; encoded by the coding sequence GTGCCAGCGCCATTTGTGTTGTCGGCGTTCTCGATGTCGACGGTGTCGCACGGCAACTTCGGCATGTGGCGCCATCCGCAGGACAGGACCGCGCAGTACACCAGCCTCAACTACTGGGTGGATCTGGCGCGCCTGCTCGACGACGGCGGATTCGACCTGTTGTTCATCGCCGACGCGGTCGGCCAGCTCGACGTGTTCGGCGGCAGTGCGAACGCCGCGCTGACACACGGTGTGCAGACCCCGGTCACCGACCCGTTGCTCGCGGTGTCGGCGATGGCCGCCGCAACCCGGCGGCTGGGCTTCGGTATCACCGTGTCGACCACTTACGAGAGTCCCTACCTGCTGGCCCGCAAGTTCAGCACCCTGGATCATCTTACCGGCGGCCGGATCGGCTGGAACATCGTCACGTCGCTGCTGGACAGCGCTGCTCGCAACATCATCGGGCGACAGCGCCAGATTCCGCACGATGAGCGCTACGCCATCGCGCAGGAGTTCCTCGATGTCACCTACAAGCTGTGGGAAGGCTCCTGGGAGGACGCAGCCGTGGTGCGTGACCGCGCCAACGGGGTGTTCACCGATGCGACCAAGGTGCATCCGATCGGCCATGAGGGCCAATACTTCAGCGTGCCCGGAGCGCATCTGGTGGAGCCATCTCCGCAGCGCACGCCGGTGCTGTTCCAGGCCGGATCATCCACCGCAGGAAGAGAATTCGCGGCTCGCAACGCTGAGATCGTCTTCTTGTCCGATCCGCGGCCAGCTGTCGTGCGATCGCGGGTGGACGACGTGCGCCGCCGTGCTGTGAGTCACGGTCGCAGCCCGGACTCGGTGCGGTTTCTGAGCTCGGTCGAGATCGTCGTCGACAGCACGCAACGCGCGGCGCAGGCCAAGGCCGACGAACTGTCCCGCTATGCCGACCTCGAAGGTGGTCTGGTCCTGCTGTCGGCGCTGAGCGGGGTGGACTGGTCGACCTACGGTGTCGACCGGCCGATCGAGCAGTTCGACACCGATGCCAGCCAGTCCATCCTGGCCTCAGTGGACGATTCCGACGGGCTTCGGCAGCGGATCACCTTGCGTGACTATGTCGGCGGTCTCGGCGGATTCGGCGGCCCGCTGTTCGTGGGTGACGCCTCGACCGTCGCGGACGGGCTGGCCGACTTCGCCGCCGAAACCGGGGTCGACGGGTTCAACATCGCCTACCACGTCACACCCGGCAGCTTCGCTGACGTTGCCGAGTTCCTCATCCCTGAGCTGCGGCGGCGCGGGTTGGTGAGTGCGGACCGTTCGGATACGTTGCGGCAGAGGCTGTTTCCGAACGGTACGGCACTGCTGCCCGACGAGCACCCCGGCGCGGCGCCGCGGAAAAGAATCTCGGCGATCCGATAA
- a CDS encoding GNAT family N-acetyltransferase, whose translation MTLLDVTVTGNWSVTPVSTADHPLIADFLATTYGLSGRKFAADSRDVAEQLASAFEAAVLRDASGRVRGYSAVHRPHGAEPEIIGDYVIDPDVSSDIIDDVVRAGVNRFEREAAAVPGAYLRVIVGANQPVVIDALKRRGAVREAEFIRTRKPLHGEDRAALESSGAPGITVISWPEVINRGLGEQVRRLQHSTFLEHFGNMAKSPEDWEHHIASRAFTPDFSIAALDEAGEVVGYVLGSTFTSGVAGAQELSAHTDYIGVRPDLRRHGIGELLLQKIWLAALRRGLTVASLGTDINNRSKAHLLYRRLGYVAVEEQYSYRIDNAGVRQ comes from the coding sequence ATGACATTGCTCGATGTCACGGTGACCGGGAACTGGTCGGTGACACCGGTCAGCACCGCCGACCATCCCCTGATCGCCGACTTCCTGGCCACCACTTATGGGCTGAGCGGGCGTAAGTTCGCGGCCGATTCCCGCGACGTCGCCGAGCAGCTGGCGTCGGCATTCGAGGCGGCGGTGTTGCGCGATGCTTCGGGACGAGTCCGCGGCTACTCCGCCGTGCATCGTCCGCACGGTGCCGAGCCGGAAATCATCGGCGACTACGTCATCGATCCCGATGTCTCCTCCGACATCATCGACGACGTCGTGCGCGCTGGAGTGAACCGGTTTGAGCGGGAGGCCGCGGCCGTGCCGGGGGCGTATCTGCGGGTGATCGTCGGCGCCAATCAGCCCGTGGTCATCGATGCGCTGAAGCGGCGTGGCGCTGTGCGCGAAGCCGAGTTCATTCGTACCCGCAAGCCGCTGCATGGAGAGGACCGTGCTGCGCTGGAGAGCTCCGGCGCGCCGGGCATTACGGTGATCAGCTGGCCGGAGGTCATCAACAGAGGCTTGGGCGAGCAGGTCCGGCGACTCCAGCACAGCACCTTCCTCGAGCATTTCGGCAATATGGCCAAGAGTCCGGAGGACTGGGAGCACCACATCGCCAGCCGGGCGTTCACGCCCGATTTCAGCATCGCTGCGCTGGACGAGGCGGGGGAGGTCGTCGGCTACGTGCTGGGTTCGACGTTCACCTCTGGGGTGGCCGGAGCCCAAGAACTCAGCGCGCATACCGATTACATCGGGGTGCGCCCGGACTTGCGCCGGCACGGCATCGGCGAGTTGCTGTTGCAGAAGATCTGGCTGGCCGCCCTGCGGCGTGGGTTGACCGTCGCCTCATTGGGCACCGACATCAACAACCGCAGCAAGGCGCACCTGCTCTACCGCCGCCTCGGGTACGTCGCGGTCGAGGAGCAATACTCATATCGCATCGACAATGCAGGGGTTCGACAGTGA